From the Cloeon dipterum chromosome 4, ieCloDipt1.1, whole genome shotgun sequence genome, the window ttagACTTTTTTAAGCCCAGCGGTTGGAGGGCTGTTGAATTAACTTGGTTAGAACTGAGACAATGAGGGTTTTTTGGTGTCGTTTTCGCATATTTTTCACCACGAGTAATTCAATTCAGGACTTTATTTTATCTCACTTCCTCAAgtcataattttcagttgaattgtgggtaaaattggaattttaacaaTGAAATACCTCATCTTTGTTGTGATTTACAGACGTATCAATGCCACAAAATGATCGTGCGGAGGCTCACCGCAGTGTTCGACCTGACTCTGAATGAATCTGGCGATGGCTTCCTTTCTTTGGACATTGGCAACCTGGACCCGAACATTTTCGCTGTGATTTTGACGTATGATTCACTTTTCAGTCCAATACAtggcattttatttgattccaTTTTTAGGTATGCATACACCGACAAGCTAGATTTTGAAAACATGGACATGGAGGACGTTATTGCAGTCCACAAGGTGGCAAGTTTGTACCAAATGGACGCCATCAGGCAGCAATGCAACAAGATGTTTTTGGTCAAAATGAACAAAAGCAATGTTTGGGATTTGCTCACTTTCATTGAGGAGCAGCCGAATGTGGATTTGGAGCGCTGTTTGAGCTCGGTGAGTACTTAATTTTCATCCTTTATCAGTGCTGAAAAAaaccacattaaaaaaattcaataattttcaccagtttcttgcaggcaaaatgttttgttctttatttaacaataattatttcaaaatttgctaatGGTCGcgagttgaaaaattgtcggagataaatttttggagaaattgaggcagaaaatagaaaaaaaattgcacagtAGATGAAATGAAACTCAATCAGCAAATTTAGGTTTTTCACAGAgataaagtgaaaaaaattcatttctttgtCTTGcacaagaaattggtaaaatcaGGTGGTAATCATATGCAAATCTGCTCTTCATTATCCTAATTGCTGTTAAAAGTTTCTTTCCATGAGCGTCACTGGTTGTCTGGATTCGCGCAACTTCCTCAACTGCAGCCTCAAAGTGCTGGAATTCGTCTTGGGCCAGGAGGAGCTGCCTGTCGCTGAAGTGAATTTGATCGAATCCGTGATTCGATGGGCCAAACACAAGGAGCCGGAACTGACTCCGGAAAAATCGAAAGAGCTTCTTGGCCCGTGCTTGGGGAAAATCCGCTTTTTGTGCCTGACTCCTGCCGAGTTTTCAGAGGTAGTCGCTCCGAGCGGATTGCTGCCCCAAGACGACTGTCTCTCCATTTTGGTCAACTTGGTTTCTGGAAACCACCCGATGCCTCTGCCTGACCACATTTGCAAACTGGAAACTCCCAGGACCAAACTGCCAGATGAGCCACTTGAGCCAAATTCGCCCACCCCTTCCTCGGAGGAGCAGCTAGAAAATCCGACATTTCCTGCAAAAGTGGAGCCCAGTGCAGCTCCTGTGGTGACAAACCCAACAAGTGAGGATGAGAATAAGAATGCTGCTTCATCAACGTCTGGGGAAATTGATTATTTGCTAGTTCGCCGTCCTGCTGATCCCAAGTTCCAGCTGAAACTTTTTTCGCTGCAAGCCCCAGCAACGATTAGTGTTTACATCAAAGTGTCAAAATCAGCAAGATTCGGAGGTGTAAGGATTGCGTCTCAAGAGACCCCTGCTGGGTGCGAGCCTGGCACTTACAAGGAGGACATGTTTGTACATGCGTTCTCAATCGCCAGCAATGATGAAATCACGAATACCCCAATTAAATTACGAGCTGCGTTTATAACCTTTGCTCGAGAGGTAGAAAATGgaccaaataaatattttgatgtgaTGTTCAAGACACCATGTATCTTGGAAGCAAACCAGGAGTACACTTTGCAGTTAACTTTCCGCAAACCAGGACAGTACCTGTTCAGTAAAAGGCTTGATGCTGTTACTATTAATGGCTACACATTCAACTTTAGTCTGGTTAAACCCAGCGCACATGGTGCAGACCCAATTGAAGCTATTTTCCTTGCGGTTTGATCACAAGAATACCTATGAGATGTAAGTTGAAAAACTTTCTTAATGActgaattttgttcaaataatatacagactgaacaaatgaaaatatacaacaattctatattttattagaattttttaaagaatattttaagtaaactCAGtgaaccaataaaaaatattgcagctCAATCCTACAGTATTATTTATATccgttttaatataaaaattgataaaattgattgcaaCAATATGTTACTCCTGAGGgcaatcataaaaaatggaagGAATGCTGggcaaataaggaaaaatgaaaattaatataaatcacACAACACTCtatacacattttatttaatttaaattgcatgcgAAAGCTGTGTACTTATATCGAggactcacacttctcgctctctgatgggaagaatcaatGTAATgacctatcctagcgagaagtgtgagtctgccataatattatttttctttttaaattcataatataggcCTTATATTCCTtgcaaatttacttttaataagTTTCTTGAAAACATAAGTcctaaatatttcttaaatatatttttcataagtTTATTGATTAGCCAAATATTttcgattgaaaaaaatgtaagaacggagaaaaagcatttttaggttttgtgcaaaaaatgctatccaattaaattgatcaaaatttggaCCGACGAGAATTCATCACTATCTTCCGAATGGGTGCATGGTTCGCGCCGCCTGCCTTTATTTAGGGCACTGGTCCGTCGAGGTGGCAGCGGCGGAACTGACCTAAAGGCTCTCGTTTTAAGTGACGGCGCCGGCATTCGGCAAAACCACACAGAAACAGAATCAATAATGCCCCACATATTCTAAAAATACTGTTCTTCCTGCATAATTCCTAACTTTGATAATTATGTGCTCCGCGCCGTGTTGTACTCGCGCCAAGAGCGAATAGCGAATGTTGGAATTTAGTGGAGCGAGTGATCTGAAGAGGACGCACGCTACCAGCTCCATGCGCGTTTATCGTCCACCGCACTCATTGGTTTCTTCTTTAGATTCTGGTACTCGACCAAAAAATCGAGTTACCTTACAACTCGCAGCTTCAGATAACAATGCGCGTATGATTATTCTCATTTTATCACTCTTTTAAAACCTCTCACAGATTTGCTTTGCATTGCAGAGTCAGAAAAGGACCCTGCATGTTGTTGTTGTCAGCAATTAGGGAGGCTCTAGACAAATTCTCCACTGTCGGCATCGGCAATATGTCGAGCGCGGAGGAAATCGAAATCGCCGAAACAACGGACTGCAACTGGCGCAGCGGAAAGACTTTGATGGATCAGCTGTGGTTCATGTACGAAAAGGAGCTGGGCGTCGATCTCAAAATCGCTGTTGTCAGTGACGACAAGCAAAaggtattatttattgaagttttgcaaaaaaatatttttgcgcaTGGGTTTTCGGATTTAGatgaaatttgggaaatttgcTGCAAGGTTGGCTTTTGTTGATATGAATTTGCGTATATTATTCCCTTCATTcattacattaaaattacaataaactTAATAATGCGATTTTTCCACCCTGAAAttcgagattttttaaattgcgccATTTTGTGCAATATTCTTTCATCATTGTTTAACGTTCATTTTACATACAAATTAAAGAGCGGATTTACCCAATTTCGAttgaaaatagttaatttagaCTTTTTTAAGCCCAGCGGTTGGAGGACTGTTGAATTAACTTGGTTAGAACTGACAATAAGGGGTTTTTTGGTGTcgttttcatatatttttcgcCACGAGAAATTCAATCTGGACTTTATTTTATCTCACTTCCTTaagtcataattttcaaatgattgtgggtaaaattggtaaaatttgaattttaataaaataaaactcctCTTTGTTGTGATTTCAGACGTTTCAATGCCACAAAACGATCATTCGGAGGCTTACCCCAAAATTCGACGCGACTCTCAATGAATCTGGCGATGGCTTCCTTTCTTTGGACATTTGCAACCTGGACCCGGACATTTTTGCTATGATTTTGAAGTATGATTCACTTTCCAGTCCAATAAatagctttattttaatttgattcaatttttaggtATGCATATACCGACAAGCTAGATTTTGAGTACATGGACATGAAGGACGTTATTGCAGTCCACAAGGTGGCAAGTTTGTACCAAATGGACGCCATCAGGCAGCAATGCAACAAGACgtttttggtcaaaattaacaaaaacaatgTTTGGGATCTGCTAACTCTCTTGGAGGAGCAGCCGGATGTGGATTTGGAGCGCTGTTTGAACTCTGTGAGTATTTTTGCTCTTCAtcagagttaaaaaaacacattaaaaatagtaattttttaacatttaccagtttcttgcagcaggcaatattttgcactttcaattttctatcTGCTTGCTAATGACGgcgacttaaaaaattgtcacacAGAGAAATTgagacaataaaaattagcaattttagaGGCCaaaattttaggattttcgcgtggagggaaaaattaatttcttgcgcaagaaattggtaaaattttagtggtgaaaaaaacggGAGATTATAAGGGAACTGAACCctaatttttgctgtttttagtttatttccGTGAGCGTTAATGGTTTACTGAATTCGCCCAAGTTCCTCGACTGCAGCCTCAAAGTGCTGGAATTCATTTTGGGCCAGAAGGAGCTGCCTGTCGCTGAGGTAAAATTGGTCAAATCAGTGATTCGATGGGCCAAACACAAGGAGCCGGAACTAACTCCTGAAAAATCGAAAGAGCTTCTTGGCCCGTGCTTGGGGAAACTCCGCTTTTTGTGCCTGACTCCGGCCGAGTTTTCCGAGTTAGTCGCCTCGAGCGGATTGCTGCCCCAAGACGACTGTCTCTCCATTTTGGTCAACATCATTTCTTCTGGAAACAAAGCGATGCCTCTGCCTGACCACATTTGCAAACTGGACACTCCCAGGATCAAACTTCCAGATGAGCCACTTGAGCCAAATTCGCCCACCCCTTCCTCGGAGGAGC encodes:
- the LOC135942929 gene encoding uncharacterized protein LOC135942929 → MSVDEEFETVKISDCDWRCGKTLMDQLWFMYEKQLGVDLKIAVISDGNKKTYQCHKMIVRRLTAVFDLTLNESGDGFLSLDIGNLDPNIFAVILTYAYTDKLDFENMDMEDVIAVHKVASLYQMDAIRQQCNKMFLVKMNKSNVWDLLTFIEEQPNVDLERCLSSFLSMSVTGCLDSRNFLNCSLKVLEFVLGQEELPVAEVNLIESVIRWAKHKEPELTPEKSKELLGPCLGKIRFLCLTPAEFSEVVAPSGLLPQDDCLSILVNLVSGNHPMPLPDHICKLETPRTKLPDEPLEPNSPTPSSEEQLENPTFPAKVEPSAAPVVTNPTSEDENKNAASSTSGEIDYLLVRRPADPKFQLKLFSLQAPATISVYIKVSKSARFGGVRIASQETPAGCEPGTYKEDMFVHAFSIASNDEITNTPIKLRAAFITFAREVENGPNKYFDVMFKTPCILEANQEYTLQLTFRKPGQYLFSKRLDAVTINGYTFNFSLVKPSAHGADPIEAIFLAV
- the LOC135942741 gene encoding uncharacterized protein LOC135942741 — its product is MLLLSAIREALDKFSTVGIGNMSSAEEIEIAETTDCNWRSGKTLMDQLWFMYEKELGVDLKIAVVSDDKQKTFQCHKTIIRRLTPKFDATLNESGDGFLSLDICNLDPDIFAMILKYAYTDKLDFEYMDMKDVIAVHKVASLYQMDAIRQQCNKTFLVKINKNNVWDLLTLLEEQPDVDLERCLNSFISVSVNGLLNSPKFLDCSLKVLEFILGQKELPVAEVKLVKSVIRWAKHKEPELTPEKSKELLGPCLGKLRFLCLTPAEFSELVASSGLLPQDDCLSILVNIISSGNKAMPLPDHICKLDTPRIKLPDEPLEPNSPTPSSEEQLENPTFPAKVEPNAAPVDTNPTSEDENKKAASTSGEIDYLLVRRPADPRFQLTMFLLQAPAMIGVNIEVSKTAFIKGVRIASQNTGTYKEEMFIEIKCAPNGKRVVYHFLSHEVGNASNNYFDVMFRKPCMLEANQKYLMTVCFRKSGQYLFSKRFDSVIIKGYTFKFSVVDPSAHGADPIQAIFLAF